The Miscanthus floridulus cultivar M001 chromosome 7, ASM1932011v1, whole genome shotgun sequence genome includes a region encoding these proteins:
- the LOC136463783 gene encoding BTB/POZ domain-containing protein At2g24240-like → MCTPAAGFGRVRLNVGGPVFETTAATLASAGRDTMMGAMLDASWNASHDDAAGGGGGAAAEYFIDRDPACFAVLLDLLRTGGLHVPPGVPEATLYREALYYGLLDRVRAARLGDFDGDRLRLSASVPGRAPGDGTAVRAAPDGGCCVAHGGAVRVYNWMLDERRPVYYPGHAPVNDAAYLDAATLLVAARERPGRSGDDGGVAAFSALTGGLRHRFRVAHDRQPRSFTAGALAVDDGGGCRVFASCKGRFNEYGIGVWDANTGEQADFFYELPGCALGDADRLQWLDGTSTLMVATMFPRTDSSFISLLDFRDKSVVWSWSDVGTPASLEDKHAVHAVVMEDGRSVCVINQYDNLGFLDLRSSAGGVRWRSRSKLATGGKTKALISEEVCYPKLATYGGQLFASTGDTVSVFSGPDHVLTSTLRGSQGGAICDFSIGGDRLFALHSEENVFDVWETPPAAII, encoded by the coding sequence ATGTGCACCCCCGCGGCGGGGTTCGGCCGCGTGCGCCTCAACGTTGGCGGGCCGGTGTTCGAGACGACGGCCGCCACGCTCGCCAGCGCGGGGCGGGACACCATGATGGGCGCCATGCTGGACGCCTCCTGGAACGCCTCCCACGACGACGCGGCCGGTGGAGGCGGAGGCGCGGCGGCCGAGTACTTCATCGACCGCGACCCGGCATGCTTCGCGGTGCTGCTGGACCTCCTCCGCACGGGCGGGCTCCACGTGCCCCCCGGCGTCCCCGAGGCGACGCTGTACCGCGAGGCGCTCTACTACGGCCTCCTCGACCGCGTCCGCGCCGCGCGCCTGGGGGACTTCGACGGCGACCGGCTCCGCCTGTCCGCGTCCGTGCCCGGGCGCGCGCCGGGGGACGGCACGGCCGTCCGCGCGGCGCCCGACGGCGGCTGCTgcgtggcgcacggcggcgccgtGCGCGTGTACAACTGGATGCTCGACGAGCGCCGCCCCGTGTACTACCCCGGCCACGCCCCCGTCAACGACGCGGCGTACCTGGACGCCGCCACGCTCCTCGTCGCCGCGCGGGAGCGGCCCGGCCGCAGCGGTGACGACGGCGGCGTGGCCGCCTTCTCCGCGCTCACGGGCGGCCTGCGCCACCGCTTCCGCGTCGCGCACGATCGCCAGCCCAGGTCGTTCACCGCCGGCGCGCTGGCCGTTGACGACGGAGGAGGCTGCCGCGTCTTCGCGAGCTGCAAGGGCCGGTTCAACGAGTACGGCATCGGCGTCTGGGACGCGAACACGGGCGAGCAGGCTGACTTCTTCTACGAGCTGCCCGGCTGCGCGCTGGGCGACGCGGACAGGCTCCAGTGGCTCGACGGCACCAGCACGCTCATGGTGGCCACCATGTTCCCGCGGACCGACTCCTCCTTCATCAGCCTACTCGATTTCCGGGACAAGAGCGTCGTCTGGTCGTGGTCCGACGTCGGCACGCCGGCGTCGCTCGAGGACAAGCACGCCGTCCATGCCGTCGTGATGGAGGACGGGAGGTCCGTGTGCGTGATCAACCAGTACGACAACCTCGGGTTCCTCGACCTCCGGAGCAGCGCCGGCGGCGTGCGATGGCGGTCGCGGAGCAAGCTGGCGACGGGCGGGAAGACGAAGGCGCTCATCAGCGAGGAGGTTTGCTATCCGAAGCTCGCCACGTACGGCGGTCAGCTGTTCGCGTCGACGGGAGACACCGTCTCGGTGTTCAGCGGACCCGACCACGTGCTGACGTCGACGTTGCGCGGCAGCCAAGGCGGCGCCATCTGCGACTTCTCCATCGGCGGCGACCGCCTCTTCGCCCTGCACAGTGAGGAGAACGTTTTCGACGTCTGGGAGACGCCGCCGGCGGCGATCATCTGA